From Neospora caninum Liverpool complete genome, chromosome VIII, a single genomic window includes:
- a CDS encoding putative membrane skeletal protein IMC1, whose product MFSECCQPCAPCEGEQGSGAALQAQQTQGSRLVSGVVATQGEARILEPLVQERVVEVLKEEIQERVIEVPQVQYVDRIVEVPQHVVHEKVTHVAKPIIQERVRHVNKPVYQQKIIEVPQVKVVDKIVEVPQYVYQEKIIEVPRVVVQERVIPVPRKVVKEKIVEISQVDYRDVVIEKPLEAVQVIQEEEVVEVPKPVVMEKVVDVEKVVEVPHIQHTYRNVMTPQYRHIPKPVEVPMTHYRPIPVEKIVDRNVPVPVELQIVQEYLCPKIEPRYKEVPVPVHVQRTIEHPVPKEAMGNPKLLPLYYQGSQEGVEGIVTPGHPCYSLSACCMPRREQQPVEGWDGGAPPAGWAGWSKDHIPTSLRSDQHPSGAITPVSAGGAVGSAPPSPAPNAEAIQAQQAAMAQASQHPAGGEGPYVQVSVTPLAPGQQSQVNIN is encoded by the exons ATGTTTTCTGAGTGCTGCCAGCCGTGCGCTCCCTGTGAGGGCGAGCAGGGCTCTGGAGCGGCTCTTCAAGCGCAACAGACTCAAGGAAGCCGCCTCGTGTCTGGAGTTGTTGCCACCCAAGGAGAAGCTCGGATTCTCGAGCCTCTTGTCCAG GAACGAGTTGTCGAGGTGCTGAAGGAGGAAATCCAGGAACGAGTCATTGAAGTCCCTCAAGTGCAGTATGTCGACAGAATCGTCGAGGTGCCGCAACACGTTGTGCACGAGAAGGTGACACATGTCGCCAAGCCCATCATCCAAGAACGCGTCAGACACGTCAACAAGCCCGTGTACCAGCAAAAAATTATCGAGGTGCCTCAAGTTAAG GTTGTTGACAAAATCGTCGAAGTCCCTCAATATGTCTACCAAGAGAAAATCATCGAGGTTCCACGCGTCGTGGTGCAAGAACGCGTTATTCCTGTCCCGCGCAAAGTTGTAAAGGAAAAGATTGTCGAAATCAGCCAAGTGGACTACCGCGACGTTGTGATTGAGAAACCGTTGGAGGCGGTCCAGGTCATTCAGGAGGAAGAGGTCGTCGAGGTGCCGAAGCCGGTGGTCATGGAGAAAGTCGTTGATGTGGAGAAGGTCGTCGAAGTCCCCCACATCCAACACACTTACCGCAATGTTATGACCCCGCAGTACCGTCACATTCCCAAGCCGGTCGAAGTGCCCATGACCCACTACCGCCCGATTCCGGTTGAGAAGATCGTTGACCGTAATGTTCCCGTCCCTGTCGAACTCCAAATTGTCCAGGAATATCTTTGCCCCAAGATCGAGCCCCGCTACAAGGAGGTGCCTGTCCCTGTCCACGTGCAGCGCACCATTGAACACCCCGTTCCCAAGGAAGCTATGGGTAACCCCAAACTCCTTCCTTTGTACTACCAGGGCAGCCAGGAAGGCGTGGAAGGCATTGTCACGCCAGGCCATCCTTGCTATTCGTTGTCGGCGTGCTGCATGCCCCGACGTGAGCAACAACCTGTTGAG GGATGGGACGGCGGTGCACCCCCTGCTGGCTGGGCAGGCTGGTCGAAAGATCATATCCCCACCTCGCTTCGATCTGATCAGCATCCGAGCGGCGCAATCACTCCTGTGAGTGCTGGTGGTGCCGTTGGAtctgcgcctccgtctccagcgcctAACGCCGAGGCCATTCAAGCTCAGCAGGCCGCAATGGCGCAGGCGTCGCAGCATCCAGCCGGTGGCGAAGGACCATACGTACAAGTGTCTGTCACGCCTCTTGCTCCTGGACAGCAGAGCCAAGTCAACATTAATTGA